The proteins below come from a single Aegilops tauschii subsp. strangulata cultivar AL8/78 chromosome 6, Aet v6.0, whole genome shotgun sequence genomic window:
- the LOC109745195 gene encoding uncharacterized protein: MRTSFRRSSSASLRFHPRFPAHPLYASAGTKSSLTHGSSTASANTTGNRHSLASFDKEFGRAPVFTPMLDPPNRIPVSFALPENLLGWTPWANLLIRVEFSFFGCRHGIALFLDRPRHEAVLWDPYTNVQHRVAFPPGFDNQQANFIRSAAVLCSAGDVQHVHGDCHLSPYKLVLACHDAKHTKAFVCIYESKSGIWEDSISVATTDVISRNRPSILVRNTLCWLLHGGGILEFDFERLTLDVIEKPASVDVTNTRGVDWSFQIIRGEDNGLGLAVLPKPELSIQLWAKNSDCDGVVSWVL, from the coding sequence ATGAGGACCTCCTTCAGGAGATCCTCCTCTGCCTCCCTCCGCTTCCATCCTCGCTTCCCCGCGCATCCGCTGTATGCAAGCGCTGGTACAAAATCCTCTCTGACCCACGGTTCCTCTACCGCTTCCGCAAACACCACCGGAAACCGCCACTCATTGGCTTCTTTTGACAAAGAATTTGGTCGAGCCCCCGTCTTCACTCCGATGCTGGACCCGCCAAACCGCATCCCCGTCAGCTTCGCCCTGCCAGAGAACCTCCTTGGTTGGACTCCATGGGCCAACCTGCTCATACGTGTGGAGTTCTCTTTCTTTGGCTGCCGACACGGCATTGCACTCTTCCTTGACCGCCCGCGCCATGAGGCTGTCTTGTGGGATCCCTACACCAACGTGCAGCATCGTGTAGCTTTTCCACCGGGTTTCGATAATCAGCAAGCTAACTTCATCAGGAGCGCTGCGGTGCTGTGTTCTGCTGGCGACGTGCAGCATGTGCATGGTGATTGCCACTTGAGCCCATACAAACTGGTATTGGCATGCCATGACGCTAAACACACAAAGGCGTTTGTTTGCATCTATGAATCCAAGTCTGGCATATGGGAAGATAGTATCTCCGTAGCGACTACAGATGTGATTTCTAGGAACAGGCCTAGCATATTGGTTAGGAATACACTTTGTTGGTTGCTTCATGGAGGCGGTATTCTTGAGTTTGATTTTGAAAGGCTGACTCTTGATGTGATTGAGAAGCCTGCAAGTGTCGATGTTACTAATACTCGCGGCGTCGACTGGTCCTTTCAAATCATACGAGGAGAGGATAATGGCCTCGGCCTTGCTGTTTTGCCAAAGCCAGAACTAAGCATTCAGTTATGGGCGAAGAATTCCGACTGTGATGGTGTTGTCTCATGGGTGCTATAG